A DNA window from Linepithema humile isolate Giens D197 chromosome 6, Lhum_UNIL_v1.0, whole genome shotgun sequence contains the following coding sequences:
- the LOC105673116 gene encoding probable cytochrome P450 49a1, with the protein MATLRQHAKELLRRFVRIDAKNDRAIDTLAVDAGEQETLRHRSYSAIPGPKPMPLLGNTWRFLPYLGNFDIQTIDKLSRKLHAQYGDIVKIEGLLGRPDMVFVYDANEIERIFRREEKMPHRPSMPSLDYYKHVLRKDFFQDNPGVIAVHGESWYNFRSKVQQVMLQPRTARMYISAIEEASVAFLRRIAKIRNHKSEVPDDFLNEMHKWSLESIARVALDVRLGCLDDNADAETQGLIDALITFFKNVPVLELKIPFWKIFNTPTWKQYVNALDTIVSTISKYTAAALSRAENDVNSDKELSLLERVLAREGDTKVASILALDLFLVGVDTTSTSVASVLYQLALHPEKQALAYEEICNVLPQRDAPLEATNIDNLKYLRACIKETLRMYPVVIGNGRSMTSDTIISGYRVPKGVQVVFQHYVISNMEKYFPRSCEFLPERWLRDDGIRHAFASLPFGYGRRMCLGRRFAELEMIIVISKILQFYKVEYHHKRLEYYINPMYTPKGPLKLRFIDRQ; encoded by the exons ATGGCCACATTGCGGCAACATGCCAAGGAACTGTTACGGCGATTCGTTAGGATCGACGCGAAGAACGACAGGGCGATAGACACATTAGCCGTCGATGCCGGGGAACAGGAAACATTGCGTCATCGCTCGTACTCGGCGATTCCAGGACCTAAGCCGATGCCGTTGCTGGGTAACACTTGGCGATTCCTGCCTTATTTAG GAAACTTTGACATACAGACGATAGACAAACTGTCAAGGAAATTACACGCCCAGTATGGTGACATCGTGAAGATAGAAGGACTCTTAGGTCGGCCCGATATGGTGTTCGTTTATGATGCAAATGAAATCGAGCGGATTTTTCGGCGGGAGGAAAAAATGCCTCACCGTCCCTCCATGCCGTCCCTCGATTATTATAAGCATGTGCTGCGAAAAGACTTCTTTCAAGATAATCCCGGTGTTATCGCCGT TCACGGTGAGAGCTGGTATAATTTCCGGAGTAAAGTGCAACAGGTGATGCTGCAGCCGCGGACCGCAAGAATGTATATTAGCGCAATCGAGGAGGCGAGCGTGGCATTTCTTCGCAG AATAGCGAAAATACGGAACCACAAGAGCGAAGTACCCGACGACTTTCTCAATGAGATGCACAAATGGTCTTTAGAAT CTATTGCGCGAGTCGCGTTGGACGTGCGTTTGGGCTGCTTGGACGACAACGCAGATGCGGAAACGCAGGGGCTGATAGACGCGTTGATCACGTTCTTCAAAAATGTGCCCGTGCTCGAATTGAAGATTCCGTTTTGGAAAATCTTCAACACGCCCACGTGGAAGCAATATGTAAACGCTTTGGACACTATTGTGAG TactatatcaaaatatacgGCCGCCGCTCTATCGAGGGCCGAGAACGACGTGAATTCGGATAAGGAATTGTCACTTTTAGAGAGAGTCCTGGCTCGCGAGGGCGATACGAAGGTAGCGTCAATCCTCGCTCTAGATTTGTTCTTGGTTGGCGTTGATACG ACCTCGACTTCAGTAGCCTCGGTGCTCTATCAGTTAGCGTTACATCCGGAAAAACAGGCTTTGGCGTACGAGGAGATCTGCAACGTTCTTCCGCAACGAGACGCGCCTCTTGAGGCTacaaatatcgataatttaaaatatctgagAGCGTGTATTAAAGAAACTCTTAG AATGTATCCAGTTGTAATAGGCAACGGACGAAGTATGACTTCGGACACTATAATCAGCGGCTATCGTGTACCGAAAgga GTGCAAGTGGTATTTCAACACTACGTAATTAGCAACATGGAAAAGTATTTTCCACGAAGCTGTGAATTCCTTCCGGAACGATGGTTGCGCGACGACGGGATTCGTCACGCGTTCGCATCACTTCCGTTCGGTTACGGTAGACGAATGTGCCTGGGTCGACGATTTGCCGAGCTCGAAATGATTATCGTAATTAGCAAG attctacaattttacaaagtaGAATATCATCATAAAAGATTGGAATATTACATCAATCCAATGTACACGCCAAAGGGACCATTGAAATTGCGATTTATTGATAGACAATAA
- the Cyp301a1 gene encoding probable cytochrome P450 301a1, mitochondrial translates to MLPSSFSSSLTRMKPPVQIFGMRCRPLQPCKSLHRRIVLRDFCNGTIASECPHASSSSQGIASSYVKSYDEVPGPRPIPILGNAWRLLPLIGQYQISDVGKISQMFYDEYGKIVRLSGLIGRPDLLFVFDADEIEKVYRQEGPTPFRPAMPCLVQYKSIVRKDFFGKLPGVVGVHGEQWKEFRTRVQKPVLQPQTVRKYITPIEIVTEDFIKRIEEIKGDDDELPGDFDNEIHKWALECIGRVALDVRLGCLGRTLSPDSEPQKIIDAAKFALRNVAALELKAPYWRYIPTPLWSRYVRNMNYFVEICMKYIDAAIIRLKSKKAMNESDLSLVERILAKETDPKIAYIFALDLILVGIDTISMAVCSILYQIATRPEEQEKIHQELLQILPDPSVPLTTSHLDRATYTKAFIREVFRVYSTVIGNGRTLQNDTVICGYKIPKGIQVVFPTLVTGNMEEYVADAKTFKPARWLKDADNEKLHPFASLPYGYGARMCLGRRFADLEMQVLLAKLLRSYKLEYHHKPLNYNVTFMYAPDGELKFKVIKR, encoded by the exons ATGCTGCCCTCCAGCTTCTCTTCCTCTTTAACAAG AATGAAACCGCCTGTGCAAATCTTCGGTATGCGATGCCGTCCGTTGCAACCCTGCAAGTCACTCCACCGCAGGATCGTTCTTCGGGATTTTTGCAACGGCACGATCGCCTCCGAATGTCCTCATGCATCGTCATCGTCTCAGGGAATCGCATCCTCGTATGTTAAATCGTACGATGAGGTGCCGGGGCCGCGGCCAATACCGATCCTGGGCAACGCCTGGCGACTGCTGCCTTTAATCGGCCAGTATCAAATCTCGGATGTCGGAAAAATCTCTCAGATGTTCTACGATGAGTACGGCAAAATCGTACGACTGAGTGGTTTGATAGGTCGTCCCGATCTTCTCTTCGTATTCGACGCCGATGAGATCGAGAAAGTGTACCGGCAGGAGGGCCCGACGCCTTTCAGACCTGCTATGCCTTGTCTAGTGCAGTATAAAAGTATTGTGCGCAAGGACTTCTTTGGCAAGTTGCCCGGCGTCGTTGGCGT GCATGGTGAACAGTGGAAAGAATTTCGTACGCGCGTTCAAAAACCCGTTCTGCAGCCGCAAACTGTAAGAAAATACATAACGCCTATCGAAATAGTCACGGAGGATTTTATAAAGAG AATCGAAGAGATTAAAGGAGACGATGATGAACTGCCTGGTGATTTCGATAACGAGATACATAAATGGGCGCTTGAAT GCATAGGACGCGTAGCGCTCGATGTTAGACTGGGATGCTTAGGCAGAACATTATCGCCGGATTCTGAACCGCAAAAGATCATCGATGCCGCCAAGTTTGCACTGAGGAATGTAGCCGCACTTGAACTTAAGGCTCCGTACTGGAGATACATTCCAACGCCCCTTTGGAGCCGTTACGTGCGCAACATGAATTATTTCGTCGA AATATGCATGAAGTACATCGACGCTGCGATCATCAGGCTGAAAAGTAAGAAAGCCATGAATGAAAGTGATTTATCGCTAGTGGAACGTATTTTGGCCAAGGAAACGGATCCTAAAATAGCTTATATTTTTGCCCTTGATCTGATATTGGTCGGCATTGACACG atatcaATGGCGGTGTGCTCCATATTGTACCAAATAGCGACTAGACCAGAGGAGCAGGAAAAGATACATCAAGAACTGCTGCAGATATTGCCGGATCCTTCTGTTCCTCTCACAACGAGTCATCTAGATCGAGCAACTTACACGAAAGCCTTTATTCGCGAAGTGTTCAG GGTATATTCCACCGTCATAGGAAATGGCAGAACGTTGCAAAACGACACTGTCATCTGCGGTTACAAAATACCAAAAGGA aTCCAAGTTGTATTCCCCACGCTAGTTACGGGTAATATGGAAGAATACGTCGCGGACGCAAAAACGTTCAAGCCTGCGAGGTGGCTCAAGGACGCTgacaatgaaaaattgcatCCATTCGCGTCGCTGCCGTACGGTTACGGGGCTCGAATGTGTTTGGGCAGACGATTCGCTGACCTCGAAATGCAAGTGCTGCTTGCAAAG CTTTTGAGATCGTACAAGCTGGAGTACCACCACAAGCCACTAAATTACAATGTCACGTTTATGTACGCACCGGATGGAGAACtcaaatttaaagtaataaagagATAA
- the LOC105673115 gene encoding RNA-binding protein 28: MGKSSYGQRNDKEKKLSWVYRQKAKLRRAENRKTYTNDTSDANGQNSRIFVKNLPFKITEEDVRRFYEPFGEIREISLPKRSDGSPVGCGFVGFKRTEDASKAIFNTNKKEFFGRIIHSDWALSKSKFCAKIEKESTRNEEINEEINEDDTQYQDDEEKDNDDSNQKKIKKEKNNLKKQKRRKFQKLKKQKKRARIVIRNLAFEATEDNLREHFSQYGEIQEVKILTRPDGKQARVAFVQFDLVQSAAKAVHYANMQPLLNRPIIVDWAVAKTKFSQTSTDVKPEIETKIDENEAHDASEIQVFDVSKDEAEPNRNNVTIDSTKTEDESDEEEEIKHGMEDIEDEDEDDKDDNDDNDDDDDDDDDDDDDDGINVVIDQSVIKEEKGENPSVAKSPSRISNDVSEGKTIFLKNVPFSVKNDELKKYIEQFGPVYYALVCMDSLTEYSKGTAFVKFRQVEDAEKCLSAELHLRDQIIEAHRALHRNEVENKKSLKQQRAKDSRNLYLVKEGVVLAKSAAAADVSVSDMDKRLKLERWKSQMLRNLNMFISRVRLVVHNLPPNLNDTTLRQLFKKHSGSKAIIKEARVMRDLKNVDATGNGKSKEYGFVTFTTHDDALKALRNINNNPNIFSKSRRPIVGFSIENRIIVNAKERRVQKSRNNNPLWLENKYKRKSEETKEEGPAKRARKSNDSEEKPYAGIVAKTGHDNLRSNFKLKSQAALHTQTVKKQRKLNKAKKQLKIMKQEKTKNKRDNMPVKQKKKVNAADTSFNKLVNNYKSKLKDFDLKISKWYE, encoded by the exons ATGGGTAAATCATCTTATG GACAAAGAaatgataaagagaaaaagctATCTTGGGTGTATCGACAGAAGGCAAAATTGCGGAGGGCTGAAAATCGAAAAACGTACACGAATGATACTTCCGATGCAAATGGTCAAAATTCTCGAATATTTGTGAAGAATTTACCTTTTAag ataacaGAGGAGGATGTGAGAAGATTTTATGAGCCATTTGGTGAAATCAGAGAAATAAGTCTTCCAAAGCGGTCAGATGGAAGTCCAGTTGGATGCGGTTTTGTAGGTTTTAAACGAACGGAGGATGCatcaaaagcaatttttaatacaaataaaaaggaGTTTTTTG GAAGGATTATACACAGTGATTGGGCTTTatcaaaatccaaattttgtgcaaaaattgaaaaagaatctACTAgaaatgaagaaattaatgaagaaattaatgaagatgACACTCAATATCAAGATgatgaagaaaaagataatgatgATAGTAAtcagaaaaagattaaaaaagaaaagaataatttgaaaaagcaaaagaggagaaagtttcaaaaattgaaaaaacagaaaaaacgAGCCAGAATTGTAATACGAAATTTAGCTTTTgag GCTACAGAAGATAATTTGAGggaacatttttctcaatatGGTGAAATAcaagaagtaaaaattttaactagACCAGATGGCAAACAGGCTAGAGTTGCGTTTGTGCAGTTTGATTTAGTTCAAAGTGCTGCAAAAGCTGTACATTACGCAAATATGCAACCTCTTTTGAACAGACCTATAATAGTCGATTGGGCTGTTGCCAAAACAAAATTCTCCCAAACCAGTACAGATGTGAAACCTGAAATTGAAActaaaattgatgaaaatgaaGCACACGATGCTTCAGAAATACAAGTATTCGATGTCAGTAAGGATGAAGCTGAACCAAACAG GAACAACGTTACAATAGACAGTACAAAAACGGAGGATGAATCTGATGAAgaggaagaaataaaacatgGAATGGAAGATATTGAGGATGAAGATGAAGATGATAAGGATGacaatgatgataatgatgacgacgacgacgacgacgacgacgacgatgatgatgatggcATTAATGTTGTCATTGATCAGTCTGTTATTAAAGAGGAAAAGGGAGAGAATCCTTCCGTTGCAAAAAGTCCGTCACGAATATCTAATGACGTTAGTGAAGGAAAGacgatttttttgaaaaatgtaccATTTTCTGTGAAGAACGATGAACTTAAAAAGTATATCGAACAATTTGGGCCTGTTTACTATGCTCTTGTATGCATGGATTCTCTAACCGAATATTCCAAAGGCACTGCGTTTGTTAAATTTAGG CAAGTCGAAGATGCTGAAAAGTGTTTGTCAGCTGAATTGCATTTGCGTGACCAAATAATCGAGGCGCACAGAGCATTACACAGGAAcgaagttgaaaataaaaaaagcttgAAGCAGCAGAGAGCTAAGGATTCCAGGAATTTATATCTTGTTAAGGAAGGAG TTGTGTTAGCCAAAAGTGCAGCTGCGGCGGACGTATCAGTGTCTGATATGGACAAACGATTGAAATTGGAGCGGTGGAAATCACAAATGTTgcgtaatttaaatatgtttatatcgAGAGTGCGCCTCGTTGTGCATAATTTACCTCCCAATCTTAACGATACGACCCTCAGACAATTGTTTAAAAAGCATAGCGGTTCTAAAGCTATAATTAAGGAG gcACGAGTTATGCGCGATTTGAAAAATGTCGATGCAACTGGAAATGGAAAATCAAAGGAGTatggttttgttacatttaccACTCATGATGATGCGCTTAAAGctttgagaaatataaataacaaccCAAATATATTCTCCAAAAGCAGA aGACCTATAGTTGGATTCTCGATAGAAAACCGCATTATAGTAAATGCGAAGGAAAGAAGAGTTCAGAAAAGTCGCAACAACAATCCTTTATggttggaaaataaatataaaaggaaaAGTGAGGAAACCAAGGAAGAAGGTCCAGCCAAACGAGCAAGAAAATCGAACGATTCGGAGGAGAAACCATATGCCGGTATTGTTGCTAAAACCGGACATGATAATTTAAGATCGAACTTCAAACTGAAGTCACAAGCTGCACTACATACGCAGACAGTGAAAAAACAgaggaaattaaataaagctaAGAagcaattgaaaattatgaagCAGGAGAAGACGAAGAACAAGCGAGATAATATGCCG GtgaagcaaaaaaagaaagttaatgCAGCTGACACGAGCTTTAATAAgcttgtaaataattataagagcAAATTGAAAGATTTTGATTTGAAGATATCGAAATGGTACGAATAA
- the p gene encoding BLOC-2 complex member HPS5 homolog codes for MYPVALDFPCVLSEREEINSILYKPINSTQRIKYTCFNASSSYIILGSTSGSVYLFSREPCSFLQIIPLSEGVVSRVAISPDEKTVALATNRGTVCLVSLKSTPQLIAASMEHMYEQITCLCWNNNSTEVYVGDAVGKISVMVLSIFTVNGMFQTPAYTLMNLDSSVVQLDFFSPLLLVSTLARCYVCDTVLEQYKQIGNKPRNGEFGACFYKIHTHESIILDAQREERNMNNARGAFNLISDGDSNILGKDHSKIFCARPGSRLWEVSADGIVVKTHQFKEALAIPPIAILRSSGGTLESSQKEGTGREWPPQSVNFSHLFVISHKYLFSYTTSGLYIIDPASASVLLWSNEYTNISMTAIVDDRIYLMTCDNEFHYLALSSLDSLILRLYRRERYSECLSVCAAHKSQLLKVAGAKEIAELFELENLPRASRDEEALTLLRPLITLLQAGGSNRPAKLDSGIVVVHSESGRFADRKAYGCEMTSASQSPEVSSEDSSDMQMSKSEKGLTEALAQEDTLETLEDTLDSNYDDGTSVAKDDEGSDPRENVTHRVQSDLQPIYDVVNSIRSNMSEKEIEEIILEMEKRMRAIRESYKDSPGLQNFIYEITRAAELHYYNTLLESTSVQSLPSAGDDYVARQLARAFVEINASAYSRCGCGYPCPMDKAAEPKFLTVGESLIKRYADNLPEECGNICDKVPYMWREYLAVCIKRRNTLDGLLRQCLQTRDNVVLSHLLLALNEHQWGCVGACLSEIEDGTCLFCATPLAKKPDYGVLIDWSGVAGEIMRREGPDEATAFLIKLESMIPNVNLDRSIFQSIIFTKMLHRHGLKKSIDFSRTNQLSSEFGTMCSPQVGDQLAKALEKDLRRPIDKNVFGTGAHHWGMRHQAKSLTCPCCTLSLQTPILLGDNGIAIFRCGHVYHVNCMIERKLTRCNLHQVL; via the exons ATGTATCCCGTCGCGCTGGATTTTCCTTGCGTCCTGTCAGAACGTGAGGAAATCAATTCCATTCTGTATAAACCGATCAACTCGACGCAACGGATAAAG taCACATGTTTCAACGCTTCATcaagttatattatattggGTTCAACCAGTGGCAGTGTCTATCTATTCTCCAGAGAGCCATGTTCATTTTTGCAGATAATACCTCTCTCG GAGGGTGTGGTTTCACGTGTGGCAATATCACCTGACGAAAAAACTGTAGCCTTAGCAACAAATCGTGGTACTGTTTGTCTAGTCTCTTTAAAGTCTACTCCGCAACTGATAGCTGCGTCTATGGAACATATGTATGAACAAATTACCTGTCTATGTTGGAACAATAATAGTACTGAAGTATACGTAGGAGATGCAGTGGGCAAAATTTCTGTTATGGTGTTGTCGATATTTACG GTTAATGGAATGTTTCAAACTCCTGCCTACACGCTGATGAATCTGGACTCCAGCGTGGTGCAGTTGGACTTCTTCTCGCCTTTACTGCTGGTTTCCACGTTAGCGCGTTGTTACGTCTGCGACACAGTGCTGGAACAGTACAAGCAAATAGGAAACAAGCCGCGGAACGGCGAGTTCGGCGCGTGCTTCTACAAGATTCACACACACGAGAGCATCATCTTGGATGCTcagagagaggagaggaacATGAACAATGCACGGGGCGCGTTCAACTTGATCTCCGACGGCGACAGTAATATCCTAGGCAAGGATCATTCCAAGATCTTCTGCGCTCGGCCCGGCTCGAGATTGTGGGAGGTGTCGGCCGACGGGATCGTCGTGAAGACGCATCAGTTCAAAGAGGCGCTGGCCATACCTCCGATAGCAATACTTCGATCGAGCGGCGGTACTCTAGAATCTAGTCAGAAGGAAGGGACGGGGCGCGAGTGGCCGCCGCAGTCCGTCAACTTCTCGCACCTGTTCGTAATCTCGCACAAGTATTTATTTTCCTACACGACTAGCGGCCTGTACATTATCGATCCCGCGAGCGCGAGCGTGCTGCTGTGGAGCAATGAGTACACGAACATCAGCATGACGGCGATCGTGGACGATCGGATCTACCTGATGACCTGTGATAACGAGTTTCATTATCTAGCATTATCGTCACTCGACAGCCTGATACTGCGGCTGTATCGTCGTGAGCGGTACAGCGAATGCCTGAGCGTGTGCGCCGCGCACAAGTCGCAACTGCTGAAAGTTGCCGGCGCCAAAGAGATCGCCGAGCTGTTCGAGCTGGAGAATCTACCGCGGGCGTCGCGTGACGAGGAGGCGCTCACGTTGCTGCGGCCGTTAATAACGCTTCTGCAAGCCGGCGGCAGCAATAGACCGGCTAAGCTGGACTCCGGGATCGTGGTGGTGCACTCCGAGAGCGGCAGGTTCGCCGATAGAAAAGCGTACGGCTGCGAAATGACGTCCGCGTCGCAATCTCCCGAGGTTTCCAGCGAAGACTCGTCCGACATGCAGATGTCGAAGTCGGAGAAGGGTCTGACCGAGGCTCTCGCGCAGGAGGACACGCTCGAAACCTTGGAGGATACACTCGATTCGAATTACGATGACGGAACGTCGGTCGCCAAGGACGACGAGGGGTCCGATCCGCGGGAGAACGTGACTCACAGGGTGCAGTCCGATCTGCAGCCGATCTACGACGTGGTGAACAGTATTAGATCTAACATGTCGGAGAAAGAAATCGAGGAGATCATTCTGGAGATGGAGAAGAGGATGAGAGCCATCAGGGAGTCCTACAAGGATTCGCCCGGGCTTCAGAATTTCATTTACGAGATCACGCGCGCCGCGGAATTGCATTACTACAATACGCTTCTGGAGAGCACGTCCGTGCAGTCGCTGCCTTCCGCCGGCGACGATTACGTCGCGCGGCAACTCGCGAGGGCCTTCGTCGAGATCAACGCGTCGGCTTACAGCAGATGCGGCTGCGGTTATCCGTGCCCGATGGACAAGGCGGCGGAGCCCAAATTCCTGACGGTCGGCGAATCCTTGATCAAGAGATACGCGGACAACCTGCCGGAGGAGTGCGGCAATATTTGCGACAAAGTACCTTACATGTGGCGCGAGTACCTGGCCGTTTGCATCAAGCGGCGCAATACGCTGGACGGCTTGTTGCGACAGTGCCTTCAGACCAGAGACAACGTCGTGCTGTCGCACCTTCTGCTGGCGCTGAATGAGCATCAGTGGGGCTGCGTGGGCGCGTGCCTGAGCGAGATCGAGGACGGCACTTGTCTGTTCTGCGCGACGCCTCTGGCGAAGAAACCTGATTACGGTGTGCTGATAGACTGGAGTGGAGTTGCCGGGGAAATCATGAGGCGAGAGGGACCGGACGAGGCCACGGCGTTTCTAATCAAACTGGAAAGCATGATTCCAAACGTTAATTTGGACAGGAG tataTTCCAGTCGatcatatttacaaaaatgctgCATCGCCACGGCCTGAAAAAGTCGATCGATTTCAGCAGAACTAATCAATTATCATCGGAGTTTGGCACAATGTGCTCGCCGCAG GTTGGTGATCAGCTGGCAAAAGCTCTCGAGAAAGACTTAAGGCGACCGATAGACAAAAATGTGTTCGGAACAGGCGCCCATCATTGGGGTATGCGTCATCAGGCTAAATCACTCACGTGCCCGTGCTGCACGTTATCCTTACAGACGCCGATTCTGTTAGGTGATAACGGAATCGCGATCTTCCGTTGCGGACATGTCTACCATGTAAATTGTATGATAGAGAGAAAGCTCACTAGATGTAATCTTCATCAAGTATTGTAA